TCATATCTGGGGTTATGACTACATCGGAGACGCACGTACCATTGACGTACATATCAAGCGTATCCGCGAAAAAATAAAAGACCATGAAACATGGTCTCTGGATACCGTATGGGGTGTCGGCTATAAATTCCGCACAGCGGAGGAGCTGACCTGATTGTGTTATCCGGCGGTTCTGCCCGCCGGTCTTTATTTTTGCCTGTTTCCCGGCAGACGCACATTTCCTGCGTTTCCAGTCATGTCCCGACAGACGTGCATTTCCTGCGTTTCCGGTCATGTCCCGGCAAGAGCCGCCGGTCTTTATTTCCAGTCGTACTTTGTCAGATGCCCGGTCAGCTTCATCTGCGCGAACTGATTCTGGCGCAGCGCTTCGTAGAGAACGATCGCCACCGCATTGCTCAAATTCAGGGAGCGCGTTTCTCCCAGCATCGGAATACGCACCACCGTTTCCTGGTGCGCAAGCAGTATCTCCTCCGGAATCCCGGCGCTCTCCTTCCCGAACATCAGATAGCAGTCCGGCTCGTAATGCACTTCTGTGTACGTCTGCGGCGCTTTCGTCGTCGCCATGTAAATCTTTGCACCCGGATTTTTCTCCAGAAATTCCTCAAAATCCAGATAACGGGTAACGTCCAGCTCTTTCCAGTAATCCATGCCCGCGCGTTTGATTGCCTTTTCGCTTAAACTGAAGCCGAGCGGCTCTATCAGATGCAGCCTGGCTCCGGTCGCCACGCAGGTTCTGCCGATGTTTCCTGTGTTGGACGGAATCTCCGGTTCAAATAATACAATATTCAGTCTGTCCATCATACGCCTCTTTCTTTCCAGATTTCATCCTGTGCCGGACGATCCAGGAAACGCCGTTCCTCTCCGTTTAACAGGATCCGGTCGTTTGAATCCGTCAGCTTTCCGATGACCGCCGCTGTTATGCCATGCCGCGCAAGCTCCATTTCCACCCGCCGTCCGTCCGGCGCCACCACCAGGAGCGCTCCGCCCGAAAGCAGACAATACGGATTGTATCCGAAATA
This is a stretch of genomic DNA from Marvinbryantia formatexigens DSM 14469. It encodes these proteins:
- a CDS encoding tRNA (cytidine(34)-2'-O)-methyltransferase; the protein is MDRLNIVLFEPEIPSNTGNIGRTCVATGARLHLIEPLGFSLSEKAIKRAGMDYWKELDVTRYLDFEEFLEKNPGAKIYMATTKAPQTYTEVHYEPDCYLMFGKESAGIPEEILLAHQETVVRIPMLGETRSLNLSNAVAIVLYEALRQNQFAQMKLTGHLTKYDWK